One window of Prochlorococcus marinus XMU1408 genomic DNA carries:
- a CDS encoding tetratricopeptide repeat protein, whose translation MQESENSEYLEINISELKIFTVPLASGEIKEVITNNISSKSYKEKILNQAFIFHSQGNISEAIKSYKNFISQGYKDPRVFSNYGDILKSLGKFKEAEITTRNAIELRPDFVGAHYNLGNILRALGKLQEAEESIRKAIELKPDFVEAHLHLAYLFQEKGDYQNSSNRLKYILKLKNTNTDDKLIVLGQLYINSIIAGSFDLFDQIINSTKAIYNKDNPFNKDNFIIKLGLELKENFESSNYSTLAHIGDSHCMSFSHQVGKLKSEKRRLIPIYIRGAKAWHFCNKDNNIWKASFTEQIKNHMYSNELLISFGEIDCRKEEGILPFSIKYNKDMLEVCKTTINGYLNYMENSLAPICSKRYYFGVPAPSLKNNINDDLDMKRIELVKIYNSILKKEVLSRGSSFIDVYGLTVNRSGENNSLYMCDEIHLSPKCLNILLDKYLFES comes from the coding sequence ATGCAGGAATCTGAAAATAGTGAGTACCTTGAAATTAATATTAGTGAGCTAAAAATATTTACAGTTCCATTAGCTTCAGGAGAAATTAAAGAAGTTATAACTAACAACATTTCCTCTAAATCTTATAAAGAAAAAATCCTTAATCAGGCATTTATATTTCACTCGCAAGGAAACATTTCTGAAGCTATAAAATCTTATAAAAATTTTATAAGTCAAGGATATAAAGATCCAAGAGTATTTTCTAATTATGGAGATATCTTGAAAAGTCTTGGAAAATTCAAAGAAGCAGAAATCACAACGCGTAATGCAATTGAACTTAGACCTGATTTTGTTGGTGCTCATTATAATCTAGGAAATATATTGAGAGCTCTTGGTAAATTACAAGAAGCAGAAGAATCCATCAGAAAAGCAATTGAACTTAAGCCTGATTTCGTAGAAGCTCATTTACACTTGGCTTATTTATTTCAAGAGAAAGGAGATTATCAAAATTCATCTAATAGATTAAAATATATTTTAAAGCTTAAAAATACTAATACAGATGATAAGCTAATCGTTTTAGGACAATTATATATTAATTCAATTATAGCTGGAAGTTTTGACCTATTTGATCAAATTATTAATTCTACTAAGGCAATATATAATAAGGATAATCCTTTTAATAAAGATAATTTTATTATTAAATTAGGGTTAGAGCTGAAAGAAAATTTTGAATCATCTAATTATTCGACTTTAGCGCATATAGGAGATAGTCATTGTATGTCTTTTTCTCATCAGGTTGGGAAACTAAAATCAGAAAAAAGAAGATTAATACCTATATATATAAGAGGTGCAAAGGCTTGGCATTTTTGTAATAAAGATAATAATATTTGGAAGGCTTCTTTTACTGAACAAATTAAGAATCACATGTATAGTAATGAATTACTAATTTCTTTTGGTGAGATTGATTGTAGAAAAGAAGAAGGCATTCTTCCTTTTTCTATTAAATATAATAAAGATATGTTAGAAGTATGTAAGACAACTATTAATGGATATTTGAATTATATGGAAAACTCCCTTGCTCCAATCTGCTCGAAAAGATATTATTTTGGTGTACCTGCTCCAAGTTTAAAAAACAATATTAATGATGATTTAGATATGAAAAGAATAGAGTTGGTAAAAATATATAATTCTATTCTTAAAAAGGAAGTTCTATCTCGAGGATCTTCTTTTATAGATGTTTATGGATTAACTGTTAATAGAAGTGGCGAGAATAATAGTTTATATATGTGTGATGAAATTCACCTTTCTCCTAAATGCC